One genomic region from Balaenoptera acutorostrata chromosome 1, mBalAcu1.1, whole genome shotgun sequence encodes:
- the JUN gene encoding transcription factor Jun: MTAKMETTFYDDALNASFLQSESGAYGYSNPKILKQSMTLNLADPVGSLKPHLRAKNSDLLTSPDVGLLKLASPELERLIIQSSNGHITTTPTPTQFLCPKNVTDEQEGFAEGFVRALAELHSQNTLPSVTSAAQPVSGAGLVAPAVASVAGGGGGGGGGFGASLHSEPPVYANLSNFNPGALSGGGGGGAPSYGAAGLAFPAQPQQQPPPPPPPPPHHLPQQIPVQHPRLQALKEEPQTVPEMPGETPPLSPIDMESQERIKAERKRMRNRIAASKCRKRKLERIARLEEKVKTLKAQNSELASTANMLREQVAQLKQKVMNHVNSGCQLMLTQQLQTF, from the coding sequence ATGACTGCAAAGATGGAAACGACCTTCTACGACGATGCCCTCAACGCCTCGTTCCTCCAGTCCGAGAGCGGCGCCTACGGCTACAGTAACCCCAAGATCCTGAAGCAGAGCATGACCCTGAATCTGGCCGACCCCGTGGGCAGCCTGAAGCCGCACCTCCGGGCCAAGAACTCCGATCTCCTCACCTCGCCCGACGTGGGGCTGCTCAAGCTGGCGTCGCCCGAGCTGGAGCGCCTGATAATCCAGTCCAGCAACGGGCACATCACCACCACGCCGACCCCCACCCAGTTCCTGTGTCCCAAGAACGTGACGGACGAGCAGGAGGGCTTCGCCGAGGGCTTCGTGCGCGCCCTGGCCGAACTGCACAGCCAGAACACGCTGCCCAGCGTCACGTCTGCGGCGCAGCCGGTCAGCGGGGCGGGCCTGGTGGCTCCAGCCGTGGCCTCGgtggcgggcggcggcggcggcggcggcggcggcttcgGCGCCAGCCTGCACAGCGAGCCGCCGGTCTACGCCAACCTCAGCAACTTCAACCCGGGCGCGctgagcggcggcggcggcggcggggcgccCTCCTACGGTGCGGCCGGCCTGGCCTTTCCCGCGCAGCCTCagcagcagccgccgccgccgccgccgccgccgccgcaccaCCTGCCCCAGCAGATCCCCGTGCAGCACCCGCGGCTGCAGGCCCTGAAGGAGGAGCCGCAGACGGTCCCCGAGATGCCCGGGGAAACGCCGCCCCTGTCCCCCATCGACATGGAGTCCCAGGAGCGGATCAAGGCGGAGAGGAAGCGCATGAGGAACCGCATCGCTGCCTCCAAGTGCCGGAAAAGGAAGCTGGAGAGGATCGCCCGGCTGGAGGAAAAAGTGAAAACCTTGAAAGCGCAGAACTCGGAGCTGGCGTCCACTGCCAACATGCTCAGGGAACAGGTGGCCCAGCTTAAGCAGAAAGTCATGAACCACGTTAACAGTGGGTGCCAACTCATGCTAACGCAGCAGTTGCAAACGTTTTGA
- the LOC130708254 gene encoding uncharacterized protein LOC130708254, with amino-acid sequence MEAEIGEMLPKAKCYQESQEAGGVWLKLRGGSGGTRTQAGRQAQSAGKDCKSYFLFHFLSNGRELVLVAPRLVFWGAPGEPLLQPPPGGESPAALALLTAWRAATVRPGKSGERLQRQEVSRPGGQETSGRRVPERTFAKLSFAKEAAAAAVEKRRRRREEDVRSASLEPVAELGRARAAAAGRPLPLAAEEGTVFGVGTAETRRRPATAGSALPAAAGKRVRPRAPRNRWARESSGSDRDFSKPGGARERTSKSAGGVLTLRSPGASR; translated from the exons ATGGAGGCGGAGATTGGAGAGATGCTGCCGAAAGCCAAGTGTTATCAGGAGTCACAGGAAGCTGGAGGAG TGTGGCTGAAGCTGCGAGGCGGGAGTGGAGGTACGCGGACGCAGGCAGGCAGACAGGCACAGTCAGCTGGGAAGGACTgcaaatcttattttcttttccattttctctccaacGGCCGGGAGCTAGTGCttgtggctcccaggctggtGTTCTGGGGAGCGCCGGGAGAGCCCCTTCTCCAGCCGCCCCCAGGCGGAGAGAGCCCAGCTGCGCTAGCGCTGCTGACAGCGTGGAGAGCGGCCACTGTCCGCCCGGGGAAGTCCGGAGAGCGGCTGCAGCGGCAAGAAGTTTCCCGGCCAGGAGGACAGGAGACAAGTGGCCGCCGGGTCCCGGAGCGAACTTTTGCAAAGCTTTCCTTTGCAAAGGAAGCTGCCGCGGCGGCGGTAGAGAAAAGGAGGCGGCGGAGAGAGGAGGACGTGCGCTCCGCTTCGCTCGAACCGGTTGCTGAACTTGGGCGAGCGCGAGCCGCGGCTGCCGGGCGCCCCCTCCCCCTCGCAGCGGAGGAGGGGACAGTCTTCGGAGTCGGGACGGCGGAGACCCGCCGCCGGCCGGCCACCGCGGGGTCCGCGCTACCTGCTGCCGCCGGGAAGCGAGTTCGTCCGCGGGCTCCGAGGAACCGCTGGGCCCGAGAGAGCTCCGGGAGTGACCGCGACTTTTCAAAGCCGGGCGGCGCGCGCGAGCGGACAAGTAAGAGCGCGGGCGGCGTCCTAACCCTGCGATCCCCCGGAGCGAGCCGGTGA